One window from the genome of Paraclostridium sordellii encodes:
- a CDS encoding sensor domain-containing diguanylate cyclase: protein MNKSLMDLIFDTLPFPMWIKNEDGVFLKINKKFKNTFIDRDLTQDDIIGKINKDIFEEDLAKEYDENHKKVVELKQPMVFEGKTKNKSVMSYLTPILDENENIIVITGVIKDTTETKNYQQSLINQNTLLETIINTIPDIIFYKDKQSRYLGGNKAFFEGFFGKKKSEVIGKNDFELHQDREVAKAFIERDQEILKNKEDKYTEINILNKDDKILYLESVKTPLINEKGEAWGIVGVARDMTKRKELEDMLTQMSYTDKLTGLYNRAYFEEQINKLDDNEYYPLTLIMGDLNGLKAVNDNLGHLEGDKLLVEIAKVLKGSCRKEDLVFRWGGDEVIILLPNSDYKLGKEICNRIQLNCKNTDKTPIPLSISLGVSTKINKQKDIDEILKEAEDMMYIEKLKTKIN, encoded by the coding sequence ATGAATAAAAGCTTAATGGATTTAATATTTGACACACTTCCATTTCCAATGTGGATAAAAAATGAAGATGGAGTGTTTTTGAAAATAAATAAAAAATTTAAAAATACATTTATAGATAGAGACTTAACTCAAGATGATATAATAGGAAAAATCAATAAAGATATATTTGAAGAAGATTTGGCAAAGGAATATGATGAAAATCATAAAAAGGTTGTAGAATTGAAACAACCAATGGTTTTTGAAGGAAAGACTAAGAATAAGAGCGTAATGTCATATTTAACACCAATACTTGATGAAAATGAAAATATAATAGTTATTACTGGAGTTATTAAAGACACTACAGAAACTAAAAATTATCAACAAAGTTTAATAAATCAAAATACATTATTAGAAACCATAATAAATACAATTCCAGATATTATTTTTTATAAGGATAAACAAAGTAGATATCTTGGAGGAAACAAAGCTTTTTTCGAAGGATTCTTTGGTAAGAAAAAATCTGAGGTTATAGGGAAAAATGATTTTGAGCTACACCAAGATAGGGAAGTTGCAAAAGCTTTTATAGAAAGAGATCAAGAAATTCTAAAAAATAAAGAAGATAAATATACGGAAATAAATATTTTAAATAAAGATGATAAAATATTATATCTAGAAAGTGTAAAAACTCCTTTAATAAATGAAAAAGGAGAAGCATGGGGAATTGTTGGGGTAGCAAGGGATATGACAAAAAGAAAAGAATTAGAAGATATGCTAACCCAAATGAGTTACACAGATAAATTAACAGGATTATACAATAGAGCATATTTTGAGGAACAAATTAACAAGTTAGATGACAATGAATACTATCCATTAACTTTAATAATGGGAGATTTAAATGGATTAAAAGCTGTGAATGATAATTTAGGACATCTAGAAGGAGATAAATTGTTAGTTGAAATAGCAAAAGTTTTAAAAGGAAGTTGTAGAAAAGAAGACTTAGTTTTTAGATGGGGTGGTGATGAGGTTATAATACTTTTACCTAATAGCGATTATAAACTTGGAAAAGAAATTTGTAATAGAATACAATTAAATTGTAAAAATACAGATAAGACTCCGATACCATTAAGTATCTCATTGGGAGTTAGTACTAAGATTAACAAGCAAAAAGATATTGATGAAATTTTAAAAGAAGCTGAAGATATGATGTATATTGAAAAATTAAAGACTAAAATTAACTAA
- a CDS encoding DUF4184 family protein encodes MPFTLAHPAAVIFTKNKYFNLMGLILGSMAPDFIYFILFNPISNLGHTFLGFLFLNLPLCYLLNYLINNFIKVPFILNLPFGLSRYYIYLLNYKVNMKSTKNIIVFGYSCILGMITHVLWDSFTHPSGFFVLNINFLRTNINFLNFQIPLFKIIQHGSTLIGILLILIYLNKIKKVDNKHIISNKLKYHFTAISIQFVVIIFSYMFFNTFGIGRLVTTFVNGLFIGYLISSILYINKISTDYDLS; translated from the coding sequence ATGCCGTTTACACTCGCTCATCCTGCAGCTGTAATTTTTACTAAGAATAAATACTTTAATTTAATGGGTTTAATTCTTGGTTCTATGGCTCCAGATTTTATATATTTTATATTATTTAACCCAATCAGTAATTTAGGTCATACTTTTTTAGGCTTTTTATTTTTAAATTTACCTTTGTGTTATTTATTAAATTATTTAATAAATAACTTTATAAAAGTTCCTTTTATATTAAATTTACCATTTGGACTATCTAGGTACTATATATACTTATTAAATTATAAGGTTAATATGAAAAGTACTAAAAATATTATAGTTTTTGGATACTCATGTATACTAGGTATGATTACCCATGTGCTTTGGGATTCTTTTACTCATCCTAGTGGATTTTTTGTATTGAATATAAATTTTTTAAGAACAAATATAAACTTTTTAAATTTTCAAATTCCATTGTTTAAAATTATTCAACATGGAAGCACACTTATTGGTATCCTTTTAATTTTAATTTACTTAAATAAAATTAAAAAAGTAGATAATAAACATATTATTTCAAATAAGCTAAAATATCATTTTACTGCTATATCTATTCAATTTGTAGTTATTATTTTTAGTTATATGTTTTTTAATACCTTTGGTATAGGAAGACTTGTAACAACCTTTGTAAATGGTCTGTTTATAGGATACTTAATATCTTCAATTTTGTATATAAATAAAATAAGTACTGATTATGACTTAAGCTAA
- a CDS encoding 2-hydroxyacyl-CoA dehydratase, with translation MMDTFNIGIDVGSTTVKVVVLDKNKKIIFKEYERHLSDIKNAVTKVLEDTYKLIGDENVSIVITGSGGMNLANELEVEFIQEVIASTKAIEYFNPETDVVIELGGEDAKITYLTNGIEQRMNGICAGGTGSFIDQMATLLKTDAQGLNELAKGYKNIYSIAARCGVFAKTDIQPLINEGARKEDIAMSIFHAVVVQTISVLACGRKIQGKVAFLGGPLYFLSQLRKAFIDVLKLDKDDIVFPEDAQLYIAMGAALSCKEKTVTLGNLIDNLKHLKLKEVMDNSGLRPLFKTEKEYIDFRNRHDKDIVKTKELLNYSGNCFLGIDAGSTTTKVALVDDEGNLLYSDYRSNEGSPLDSTIHILNNIYDILPKGAKIVNSAVTGYGEALLQKALKIDVGEIETIAHYKGAKFFSPNVDFILDIGGQDMKCLKINNGVIETIILNEACSSGCGSFLETFAKSLQLDIKDFSKKALYSKNPVDLGSRCTVFMNSRVKQAQKEGNSVSDISAGLSYSVIKNALYKVIKVKSKEDIGNFPVVQGGTFYNDAVLRVFEILTEREVVRPNIAGIMGAFGASIIAKEKYNKNHKTSLLDKKGINSINLNITTARCGKCSNNCLLTINSFGNGEKFISGNRCEKGIGLNRNENKNINLFEYKYKRVFDYESLDINKAKRKEIGLPRVLNMYEDYPLWHTIFTKLGFKVVLSSESSKELYENGMDSIASESVCYPAKMVHGHINDLIKKGIKNIFYPCIRHEHKEFKNVDNHFNCPVVMSYSEVIKNNISEIKENNINFINPFLPMNSKNALKKKLYEELNKIKDYDNEFIEISKDEINKSVEHGFKEYEKFKEDIRNKGELALNYIKENNLKGIVLAGRPYHIDPEINHGIPEMINSLDMAVLTEDSICHLGKSDESLRVVDQWAYHSRLYRAANFVSSRDDLSLVQLNSFGCGLDSVTTDQVQEILSGEGKIYTCIKIDEGNNLGAARIRLRSLKAALQERENNNIQGIKVKKTYTKGSLSKSIKENYTILVPQMSPIHFDLVEHSVRSCGYNMVLLKDYEGAIEEGLKYVNNDACYPAIIVIGQLIKALKSGKYDLNKTAVAITQTGGVCRATNYIGFLRKGLSDAGYGNIPVVSLSVNGDEKGNLYSVFSLGLINRVIMAAIYGDLLMKVLYKVRPYELEKGSANKLYKKHIEVCKTSLEKGNLSKFKENIYNIVKDFDELPITDEEKPKVGLVGEILVKFHPLANNNIVDILEKEGAEAVVPELLNFFLSCAFNTYYKADNYLDKKYKKLGGKLVINSIAMYQKHYMKALEESKRFSKPKYIQDLGETASKVISLGNQAGEGWLLTAEMMELIESDVKNIICMQPFACLPNHITGKGVIKELKRVYSNTNIIPIDYDPGASEVNQLNRIKLMLSTSFKNLNNEFEEEILETSTV, from the coding sequence ATGATGGACACTTTCAATATAGGAATTGATGTGGGATCAACTACAGTAAAAGTCGTAGTATTAGATAAAAATAAAAAGATAATTTTTAAAGAATACGAAAGACATTTATCAGATATTAAAAATGCTGTCACTAAAGTATTAGAAGATACTTATAAACTTATTGGTGATGAAAATGTATCTATAGTTATAACGGGTTCAGGTGGAATGAATTTAGCAAATGAATTAGAAGTTGAATTTATTCAAGAAGTAATTGCTAGTACAAAAGCTATTGAGTATTTTAATCCTGAAACTGATGTTGTAATAGAACTTGGTGGGGAAGACGCTAAAATAACTTATTTAACAAATGGAATAGAACAAAGGATGAATGGGATATGTGCAGGTGGAACAGGGTCTTTTATTGATCAAATGGCAACTCTTTTAAAAACAGATGCTCAAGGATTAAATGAATTAGCAAAAGGTTATAAAAATATATATAGTATAGCTGCAAGATGTGGAGTATTTGCAAAAACAGATATACAACCCCTTATAAATGAAGGAGCTAGAAAAGAAGATATAGCAATGAGTATTTTTCATGCGGTAGTAGTTCAAACAATTAGCGTTTTAGCTTGTGGAAGAAAAATTCAAGGAAAGGTAGCCTTTTTAGGGGGACCATTATACTTCTTATCTCAACTAAGAAAAGCTTTTATTGATGTTCTTAAGTTAGATAAAGATGATATTGTATTTCCTGAAGATGCACAATTATATATAGCTATGGGTGCCGCATTATCATGTAAGGAGAAAACTGTTACTTTAGGCAATTTAATAGATAATTTAAAACATTTAAAATTAAAAGAAGTTATGGATAACAGTGGACTTAGACCTTTATTTAAGACAGAAAAAGAATATATAGATTTTAGAAATAGACATGATAAAGATATTGTTAAAACTAAAGAATTATTAAACTATAGTGGAAATTGTTTTTTAGGTATAGATGCGGGGTCAACTACTACAAAAGTAGCATTAGTTGATGATGAAGGTAATTTATTATATTCAGATTATAGAAGCAATGAAGGAAGCCCATTAGACTCAACAATACATATTTTAAACAATATATATGATATATTACCTAAAGGGGCTAAAATTGTAAATTCAGCTGTTACAGGGTATGGAGAAGCATTACTTCAAAAAGCTTTAAAAATAGATGTGGGAGAAATTGAAACAATAGCACACTACAAAGGGGCAAAGTTTTTTTCACCTAATGTAGATTTTATATTAGATATAGGCGGTCAAGATATGAAATGCCTTAAAATAAATAATGGAGTAATAGAAACTATCATATTAAATGAAGCTTGTTCTTCTGGATGTGGGTCTTTCTTAGAAACATTTGCAAAGTCGTTACAATTAGATATTAAAGATTTTTCTAAAAAAGCTCTATACTCTAAAAATCCAGTAGATTTAGGTTCAAGATGTACGGTATTTATGAACTCAAGAGTAAAACAAGCACAAAAAGAAGGAAATTCTGTAAGTGATATAAGTGCAGGGCTTTCTTATTCTGTTATAAAAAATGCCTTATATAAAGTTATAAAAGTAAAATCAAAAGAAGATATAGGCAATTTTCCAGTAGTTCAAGGAGGAACTTTTTACAACGATGCTGTCTTAAGAGTCTTTGAAATTTTAACAGAACGAGAAGTTGTAAGACCTAATATAGCTGGAATAATGGGAGCTTTTGGAGCAAGTATTATTGCTAAAGAAAAATATAATAAAAATCATAAAACCTCTCTTTTAGATAAAAAAGGTATCAATTCAATAAACTTAAATATAACTACTGCAAGATGTGGTAAATGTTCTAATAATTGCTTGTTAACTATAAATAGTTTTGGAAATGGAGAAAAATTTATTTCAGGAAATAGATGTGAAAAAGGAATAGGACTAAATAGAAATGAAAATAAGAATATAAATCTATTTGAGTATAAGTATAAAAGAGTATTTGATTATGAAAGCTTAGATATAAATAAAGCAAAACGAAAGGAAATAGGATTACCTAGAGTTTTAAATATGTATGAAGACTATCCTCTATGGCATACAATATTTACAAAGTTAGGATTTAAAGTTGTGCTTTCTAGTGAGTCTTCAAAAGAGTTATATGAAAATGGGATGGATTCAATTGCATCAGAGTCAGTTTGTTATCCAGCAAAAATGGTACATGGACATATAAATGATTTAATAAAAAAAGGTATAAAAAATATATTCTATCCATGTATAAGACATGAACACAAAGAATTTAAAAATGTAGATAATCATTTTAACTGCCCAGTTGTTATGTCCTATTCAGAGGTAATAAAAAATAATATAAGTGAAATAAAAGAAAATAATATCAATTTTATAAATCCATTTTTACCAATGAATAGCAAAAACGCCTTAAAGAAAAAGCTTTATGAAGAGCTAAATAAAATTAAAGATTATGATAATGAATTCATAGAAATAAGTAAAGATGAAATAAATAAAAGTGTTGAACATGGATTTAAAGAATATGAAAAATTCAAAGAGGATATAAGAAATAAAGGAGAACTAGCTTTAAACTATATTAAAGAAAACAATCTTAAGGGAATTGTACTAGCAGGTAGACCATATCATATTGATCCAGAAATAAACCATGGAATACCGGAGATGATAAATTCTTTAGATATGGCAGTTCTAACAGAAGATAGTATATGTCATTTAGGAAAATCAGATGAATCTTTAAGAGTTGTAGATCAATGGGCATATCATTCAAGATTATATAGAGCAGCTAATTTTGTAAGTTCTAGAGATGATTTATCTCTTGTTCAGCTAAATTCTTTTGGGTGTGGATTAGATTCAGTTACAACCGATCAAGTCCAAGAAATTCTAAGTGGAGAAGGAAAAATTTACACTTGTATAAAAATTGATGAAGGAAATAATCTTGGAGCTGCGAGAATAAGATTAAGATCTTTAAAAGCAGCATTACAAGAAAGGGAAAATAATAATATACAAGGAATTAAAGTTAAGAAAACATATACAAAAGGAAGTTTAAGTAAATCAATAAAAGAAAATTATACTATTTTAGTGCCTCAAATGTCTCCAATACATTTTGATTTAGTTGAACATAGTGTAAGAAGTTGTGGATATAATATGGTTTTACTAAAAGACTATGAAGGAGCCATAGAAGAAGGATTAAAATATGTAAATAATGATGCTTGCTATCCAGCAATAATTGTTATAGGCCAGTTAATTAAAGCACTTAAAAGTGGGAAATACGATTTAAATAAAACTGCTGTAGCTATAACTCAAACAGGTGGTGTATGTAGAGCTACAAATTATATAGGATTTTTAAGAAAAGGATTAAGTGATGCTGGATATGGAAATATTCCTGTTGTGTCCTTATCAGTAAATGGAGATGAAAAAGGAAATCTATATAGTGTATTTTCTTTAGGATTAATAAATAGAGTTATAATGGCTGCTATATATGGAGATTTACTAATGAAAGTTTTATATAAAGTTAGACCTTATGAACTAGAAAAGGGAAGTGCAAATAAACTTTATAAAAAACATATAGAAGTATGCAAAACGAGTTTAGAAAAAGGTAATTTATCTAAATTTAAAGAAAACATATATAATATAGTTAAGGATTTTGATGAACTGCCTATAACTGATGAGGAAAAGCCTAAAGTGGGATTAGTAGGTGAAATATTAGTAAAGTTTCATCCATTAGCTAATAACAATATAGTAGATATTTTAGAAAAAGAGGGTGCAGAAGCTGTTGTACCAGAACTTTTAAATTTCTTCTTAAGTTGTGCATTTAATACTTACTATAAGGCTGATAACTATCTAGATAAAAAATATAAAAAATTAGGTGGAAAATTAGTTATAAATTCAATAGCAATGTATCAAAAACACTATATGAAAGCCTTAGAGGAGAGTAAAAGATTTAGTAAACCAAAATACATTCAAGATTTAGGAGAGACTGCATCAAAGGTTATATCACTTGGAAATCAAGCAGGAGAAGGGTGGCTTTTAACTGCTGAAATGATGGAACTTATAGAAAGTGATGTTAAAAATATTATATGTATGCAACCTTTTGCATGTTTGCCAAATCACATAACCGGAAAAGGTGTAATAAAAGAATTAAAAAGAGTTTATTCAAATACTAATATAATTCCTATAGATTATGATCCAGGAGCTAGTGAAGTTAATCAATTAAATAGAATTAAATTGATGTTATCAACATCATTTAAAAATTTAAATAATGAATTTGAAGAGGAAATTTTAGAAACTAGTACAGTTTAG
- a CDS encoding glycoside hydrolase family 10 protein → MRTDCTLYEFRGVWVATVYDIDWPKTKDNPEAQKQEFIELLDKIQSLNLNAVFVQVRPTSDAFYDSKINPWSAFLTGVQGKYPGYDPMKFMIEETHKRNMQFHAWLNPYRITTKGTDLSVLADNNPAKLHPEWVLSHNDALFYNPQNQEVINYVATTVFEIVSNYDVDGIHFDEYFYPYGYPPPECDCECDCGCLCTCNCICGCEYVCEDTAENRREAINNLIKTVYRVIKSTKPNVEFGVSPFGVWKNKSSDVTGSNTNALEGYYDLYTDSLSWIQDGIIDYIAPQVYWETTNVDNPYETLVKWWASIVDGTKVKLYIGQNINKKETAREVDKEIEINRQYKEVKGNILFSYRDIAENNEGVVEKLQRVYSEKACIRKRNKILKI, encoded by the coding sequence ATGAGGACAGATTGTACGCTATATGAGTTTAGAGGGGTTTGGGTAGCTACAGTATATGATATAGATTGGCCAAAAACAAAGGATAATCCTGAAGCTCAGAAACAAGAGTTCATAGAACTATTAGATAAAATTCAAAGTTTAAATTTAAATGCTGTATTTGTTCAAGTTAGACCTACATCAGATGCCTTTTATGATTCAAAAATAAATCCATGGTCAGCGTTTCTTACAGGGGTGCAAGGAAAATATCCGGGTTATGATCCTATGAAATTTATGATAGAAGAGACTCACAAAAGAAATATGCAATTTCATGCTTGGTTAAATCCATATAGAATAACTACTAAAGGAACTGATTTAAGTGTTTTAGCGGATAATAATCCAGCAAAATTACATCCAGAGTGGGTATTATCTCATAATGATGCTCTTTTTTATAATCCTCAAAATCAGGAAGTAATAAATTATGTAGCAACAACTGTATTTGAAATAGTATCAAATTATGATGTAGATGGAATTCACTTTGATGAATATTTTTATCCATATGGATACCCACCTCCAGAATGTGATTGTGAATGCGATTGTGGATGTTTATGTACCTGCAATTGTATTTGTGGATGTGAATATGTATGTGAGGATACAGCTGAAAATAGAAGAGAAGCTATAAATAATTTAATAAAAACAGTATATAGAGTTATAAAATCTACGAAACCAAATGTTGAATTTGGAGTGAGCCCTTTTGGTGTTTGGAAAAATAAAAGCAGTGATGTAACGGGTTCAAATACAAATGCTTTAGAAGGTTACTATGATTTATATACAGACTCTCTATCTTGGATACAAGATGGTATTATAGATTATATAGCACCTCAAGTTTACTGGGAGACAACTAACGTAGATAATCCATATGAAACGTTAGTAAAATGGTGGGCAAGTATTGTAGATGGGACAAAAGTTAAGCTATATATAGGTCAAAATATAAATAAAAAAGAAACTGCAAGAGAAGTTGATAAAGAAATTGAAATAAATAGGCAGTACAAAGAAGTTAAAGGTAATATATTATTTAGTTATAGAGATATAGCAGAAAATAATGAAGGAGTAGTAGAGAAACTACAAAGAGTTTATTCAGAGAAAGCGTGTATACGGAAAAGAAATAAGATATTAAAGATATAA
- a CDS encoding GNAT family N-acetyltransferase → MKLKLDIYDSSFKHVKNNKTISYKTISNLCVAKEEAFAFQVMLNSNDDFFCQLGDLNDIHYLGLNNKIRIELEAEESLKDSFKISFIGYIQDDNKDYIGDQILNQNYMHIEEEQLLWIDGKIPKNFNKDNIEIKLKAYYTKEYQKEKIIAEKSVKIEVLNYIVKSAKESEFFLDLWQHPCNWARYYEVPYYSEEHFYIIDNFLEQMSKLGQKVIDLIVTDYPWAGQRCYQVYENANNLFEMNIVKVFKKDRELICDFSNLDRYIDLCFKHNINKEINLFGIIGNWDAFKFGSPLKDYKDAIRINYYNEDEKVFGYLEDKHDFAKYLKLLFDHLESSNLLDITKIIVDEPDNIEVFNENVDFIKKSSGKKELKFKCAIHHQEFFEKCNINIENLSLNTCELINNIDKLDEIKKELENKSGYLTWYSCCFPDKLNIFLESPLIESRLKGWFTYYFNLDGFLRWSYGIWPGDLFNNATYKKDKWKAGDMFLVYPGKDMKPMDSIRCRNLLFGIQDFNILKDMEDKLGKEEVYKEIENLLGKKSEMKFLGERKIKMNYSISHEKYIKLRKNLINRVNPRSAKPEEFERVISLINKVFRDLRGHKPTMQQEFPLLLNKDNIENMIVISKDNKIVSAVNYVIQDITVQGNDIKVAAIGAVCTDPDYEGNKYASTALDYVEDKMLKDGVDMVSISGTRTLYTRRKCSLVKNFNKYITYPKDKDINLEIKEYDKSYLNEIIKIYNQNSTRFLRTKEQFETLLESATIPWGNFTYKKLVVFRENKVIGYIILRIIDDETLKGEIREIYIDSKYNYEVVQYIANKYNLEYVIQNVHIKDFINQPNLFDEKKLSYLDGSIKIINYENLCKNLYGYFNQYVDTDFLNEIEFRTTDNKYIIKYKDEILVIDDIDKLNKLFLEGSNVIKSELKNLNNINKFVNSVFPINFVWTSNLNYQ, encoded by the coding sequence ATGAAATTAAAATTAGATATATATGATAGTTCATTTAAGCATGTTAAAAACAATAAAACTATATCATACAAAACAATAAGCAATTTATGTGTAGCAAAAGAAGAGGCTTTTGCTTTTCAAGTTATGCTAAATAGCAATGACGATTTTTTTTGTCAATTAGGAGATTTAAATGATATACATTATTTAGGACTCAATAATAAAATTAGAATAGAGCTTGAAGCAGAAGAAAGTTTAAAGGATAGCTTTAAAATCTCCTTTATAGGTTACATACAAGATGATAATAAAGACTACATAGGTGATCAAATTTTAAATCAAAACTATATGCATATAGAAGAAGAGCAGCTATTATGGATAGATGGTAAAATACCTAAAAATTTTAATAAAGATAATATAGAGATAAAGTTAAAAGCTTACTATACAAAGGAATATCAAAAAGAAAAAATTATAGCTGAAAAAAGTGTTAAAATTGAAGTTTTAAACTATATTGTAAAATCAGCAAAAGAAAGTGAATTTTTCTTAGACTTATGGCAACACCCTTGTAACTGGGCTCGTTATTATGAAGTTCCATATTATAGTGAAGAACATTTTTATATAATAGATAACTTTTTAGAGCAAATGTCAAAATTAGGTCAAAAAGTTATTGACTTAATAGTTACTGACTATCCATGGGCAGGACAAAGATGCTATCAGGTATATGAAAATGCAAATAATTTATTTGAAATGAATATAGTCAAAGTATTTAAGAAGGATAGAGAATTGATATGCGACTTTTCAAATTTAGATAGATACATAGATTTGTGTTTTAAACATAATATAAATAAAGAAATTAACTTATTTGGAATTATAGGAAACTGGGATGCATTTAAGTTTGGAAGTCCTTTAAAAGATTATAAAGATGCAATAAGAATAAACTATTATAATGAAGATGAAAAGGTTTTTGGTTATTTAGAAGATAAACATGATTTTGCTAAATATCTAAAACTTTTATTTGATCACTTAGAGTCTAGTAATTTATTAGATATAACTAAAATAATAGTAGATGAACCAGACAATATAGAAGTATTTAATGAAAATGTAGATTTTATAAAAAAAAGTTCAGGGAAAAAAGAATTAAAATTTAAGTGTGCAATACATCATCAAGAGTTTTTTGAAAAATGTAACATAAACATAGAAAATTTATCGTTAAACACTTGTGAGCTTATAAATAATATAGATAAGTTAGATGAAATAAAAAAAGAACTAGAAAATAAATCTGGATATTTAACTTGGTATTCTTGTTGTTTTCCTGATAAGTTAAATATATTTTTAGAATCTCCATTAATAGAATCTAGACTTAAGGGATGGTTTACATACTATTTTAACCTAGATGGATTTTTAAGATGGTCTTATGGTATTTGGCCAGGAGATTTATTCAACAATGCAACTTATAAAAAAGACAAATGGAAAGCTGGAGATATGTTTTTAGTTTATCCAGGAAAAGATATGAAGCCTATGGATTCAATAAGATGTAGAAACTTATTATTTGGAATACAAGATTTTAATATACTTAAAGACATGGAAGATAAATTGGGAAAAGAAGAAGTGTATAAGGAAATTGAAAACTTATTAGGTAAAAAATCTGAAATGAAGTTTTTAGGTGAAAGAAAAATTAAAATGAATTATTCTATAAGTCATGAAAAATATATAAAACTAAGAAAAAATTTAATAAATAGGGTTAATCCTAGAAGTGCAAAACCTGAAGAATTTGAAAGGGTTATAAGTCTTATAAACAAAGTTTTTAGAGATTTAAGAGGGCATAAACCAACTATGCAACAAGAATTCCCTCTATTATTAAATAAGGACAATATAGAAAATATGATAGTAATATCTAAAGACAATAAAATTGTTTCAGCTGTAAATTATGTTATTCAAGATATAACTGTTCAAGGTAATGATATAAAAGTAGCTGCAATAGGCGCAGTTTGCACAGATCCAGATTATGAAGGTAATAAATATGCATCTACTGCATTGGATTATGTGGAAGATAAAATGCTTAAGGATGGAGTAGATATGGTTAGCATATCTGGGACAAGAACCTTGTATACAAGAAGAAAATGTAGCTTAGTTAAAAACTTCAATAAATACATAACTTATCCTAAAGATAAAGATATTAATTTAGAAATAAAAGAATACGATAAATCCTATTTAAATGAAATAATAAAAATATACAACCAAAATAGTACTAGGTTTTTAAGAACTAAAGAACAATTTGAAACATTATTAGAAAGTGCAACTATACCTTGGGGGAATTTTACTTATAAAAAGTTAGTGGTTTTTAGGGAGAATAAAGTAATTGGATACATAATTTTAAGAATAATAGATGATGAAACTTTAAAAGGAGAAATTAGAGAAATATATATAGATTCTAAATATAATTACGAAGTAGTTCAATATATTGCTAATAAGTATAATCTAGAATATGTAATTCAAAATGTACATATAAAAGATTTTATAAATCAACCTAATCTCTTTGATGAAAAAAAATTATCTTACTTAGATGGAAGTATAAAAATAATTAACTACGAAAATCTATGTAAAAATTTATATGGATATTTTAATCAATATGTTGATACAGATTTTTTAAACGAGATAGAATTTAGGACTACAGATAATAAATACATTATAAAATATAAAGATGAAATATTAGTTATAGATGATATTGATAAATTAAATAAACTATTTCTAGAAGGTAGTAATGTTATTAAAAGTGAACTTAAGAATTTAAATAATATAAATAAGTTTGTAAATTCAGTATTTCCTATAAATTTTGTATGGACTTCTAATTTAAACTATCAATAA